Proteins from a genomic interval of Cryptococcus neoformans var. grubii H99 chromosome 8, complete sequence:
- a CDS encoding 2-nitropropane dioxygenase, whose protein sequence is MPIATEFTRLLGIKYPIVQGGMQWVGTPPLAAAVARAGGLGILTALTQPSPEALREAIKETRRLLGDKQGKFGVNITLLPSINPPDYAGYTRAALEEGIDIFETAGNNPKPLIDYIRTYKAANSNGLIPKRFIIHKCVNIKHALSGQKMGVDVLSIDGFECAGHPGEEDIGGLVLLAKAAKELTIPYIASGGFADGRGLAAALSLGAAGVNMGTRFMCTVESPIHQSIKEKIVRSTEKDTIHIFRTLGNTARVYRNSVSTRVVELEKRPQGAKFEDLRELVAGARGRKVYETGDYDAGIWSAGIAIGLIDDIPTCASLIERIDQEASDVIKGLSGLIDSQNKAKL, encoded by the exons ATGCCCATAGCCACAGAGTTCACGCGTCTGTTAGGTATCAAG TACCCAATTGTGCAAGGTG GAATGCAATGGGTCGGTACTCCGCCGTTGGCTGCTGCAGTTGCGCGTGCCGGGGGGCTAGGCATACTTACAGCTTTGACTCAACCGAGCCCAGAAGCTCTAAGAGAGGCCATCAAGGAGACAAGGCGCCTATTGGGTGACAAACAGGGGAAGTTT GGAGTAAATattacccttcttccgtcgATCAACCCTCCCGATTA TGCGGGATATACCAGGGCTgctttggaggaaggaatcGACATTTTCGAGACGGCTGGCAATAATC CCAAACCTCTCATCGACTACATAAGGACATATAAGGCAGCTAACTCCAATGGACTTATTCCAAAACGATTCATTATTCACAAATGTGTAAATATCAAGCATGCTTTGTCAGGTCAGAAGATGGGCGTGGATGTTTTGAGTATTGACGGATTTGAAT GTGCTGGTCATCCcggagaggaagacatTGGTGGCTTGGTCTTG CTTGCGAAAGCAGCCAAAGAGCTTACGATCCCATATATCGCATCGGGAGGATTTGCAGATGGGCGTGGACTAGCAGCCGCGTTATCCCTCGGGGCAGCT GGAGTCAACATGG GTACCCGATTTATGTGCACTGTTGAGTCACCCATTCACCAGAGTatcaaagaaaaaatagTACGCTCGACGGAGAAAGATACTATCCACATATTTCG TACGCTGGGAAATACCGCTCGGGTCTATCGCAATTCAGTGTCGACTCGGGTTGTCGAATTGGAAAAAAGACCCCAAGGCGCCAAATTTGAAGATCTTCGAGAGCTTGTTGCTGGCGCCAGAGGACGCAAAGTTTACGAGACGGGGGATTATGATGCTGGGATATGGTC GGCTGGCATCGCCATCGGACTTATCGATGACATTCCAACATGTGCCAGCTTGATAGAAAGGATTGATCAAGAAGCATCAGACGTGATAAAGGGTTTATCTGGTCTGATTGATAGTCAGAACAAGGCTAAGCTTTGA
- a CDS encoding glucose-6-phosphate dehydrogenase, with translation MAAPSHNKSGSIPSMEASGEALKGETVVIVLGASGDLAKKKTFPALFALFTQGLLPKDVHIVGYARTKMDKDEFHKRQVQYIKGDQEKIKQFQELSSYVSGPYDQDAGYKELLKHVEELEGGRETRNRIFYMALPPSVFTTVAKGLKKNCYSSQGTNRIIIEKPFGKDLESCRQMMSDLKSEWAENETYRIDHYLGKEMVKNLLVLRFGNVFLDASFNKNFVSNVQITFKEPFGTEGRGGYFDEFGIVRDVCQNHLMQALSILAMERPVSFSAEDIRDEKVKVLRCIPAIDRKDVLFGQYVAAGDKPGYLEDDTVPKDSICPTFAAMTLWINNPRWEGVPFIMKAGKALNEAKVEIRVQYKDATQGIFTDIPRDELVMRIQPDEAVYLKMNNKLPGFHTRAVPVELDLTYKKRFTDANIPQAYEALILDALKGDHSNFVRDDELDVAWKIFTPILHWIDSKDAPKPEPYPYGSRGPKQIDDFTAKYGFKRSPQNYSWPKTSASL, from the exons ATGGCGGCGCCTTCTCACAACAAATCGGGCTCCATTCCTTCCATGGAGGCATCCGGCGAAGCTCTCAAAGGCGAGACTGTCGTTATCGTGCTCGGTGCCAGCGGTGATCTTGCCAAAAAGAAGACCTTCCCTGCCCTTTTCGCCCTTTTCACTCAGGGCCTTTTGCCTAAGGATGTTCATATTGTTGGATATGCGAGAACTA AGATGGATAAGGATGAATTCCACAAGCGCCAAGTTCAATACATCAAGGGCGATcaagaaaagatcaagCAATTCCAAGAACTTTCTTCTTACGTATCGGGCCCTTACGACCAGGATGCTGGTTATAAAGAACTTCTCAAGCATGTGGAGGAGCTTGAAGGCGGCAGGGAAACCCGTAACCGCATTTTCTACATGGCTCTTCCCCCTTCAGTTTTTACTACCGTTGCCAAGGGCCTCAAGAAGAACTGCTACTCTTCTCAAGGTACGAATCGTATTATCATTGAAAAGCCATTCGGCAAGGATCTCGAGTCATGTCGCCAAATGATGAGTGACCTTAAGTCCGAATGGGCGGAAAACGAAACCTATCGTATCGATCACTACCTCGGCAAAGAGATGGTTAAGAATCTACTTGTTCTCCGGTTCGGTAATGTCTTCCTCGATGCTTCTTTCAACAAGAATTTTGTCAGCAACGTTCAGATCACCTTCAAGGAGCCTTTCGGCACCGAGGGTCGTGGGGGATACTTTGACGAATTTGGAATTGTTCGTGATGTTTGCCAAAACC ATCTCATGCAAGCTTTGTCGATACTCGCTATGGAACGACctgtttctttttctgccGAGGATATCCGGGATGAGAAG GTCAAGGTTCTCCGCTGCATCCCTGCTATCGACCGCAAGGACGTTCTTTTCGGTCAATACGTCGCCGCTGGGGACAAGCCAGGCTACCTGGAAGATGATACCGTACCAAAAGACTCTATCTGTCCCACATTTGCCGCCATGACCTTGTGGATTAACAACCCCCGATGGGAAGGTGTTCCCTTCATCATGAAAGCAGGAAAAG CTTTGAACGAGGCCAAAGTCGAAATTCGTGTGCAGTACAAAGATGCCACGCAGGGTATCTTCACTGATATTCCTCGGGACGAGCTTGTCATGCGCATTCAACCCGATGAAGCTGTATACCTCAAAATGAACAACAAGCTTCCTGGGTTCCACACGCGTGCTGTTCCTGTTGAACTTGACCTCACCTATAAGAAGCGATTCACGGACGCCAACATTCCTCAGGCCTACGAAGCTCTCATTCTCGATGCGCTCAAGGGTGATCATTCGAACTTTGTTCGTGACGACGAGCTGGATGTCGCCTGGAAGATCTTCACCCCCATTCTTCATTGGATCGACAGTAAAG ATGCGCCTAAGCCGGAGCCATACCCCTATGGTTCCCGAGGACCCAAGCAGATCGATGACTTTACTGCCAAGTATGGATTCAAGCGCAGCCCACAGAATTA CTCCTGGCCTAAGACATCTGCAAGTCTTTGA
- a CDS encoding 18S rRNA biogenesis protein RCL1, with translation MQPGPSKDILRFTGHRHLRQRILLSILSGKSMRIDGIRSDDVHVGLRDYEVNLLRLVEKVTNGSTIEISVTGTSFILHPGLLPGGSFTHSCHIGRSIGYYLEVLLPLAPFCKKPFNITLYGVTGEEGRDLTVDMIRTVTLPHLHLFGISEGLELQIKKRGSAPLGGGQVFFKCPIVRQLNTLHFVDKGKIKKIRGVSYSTRVSPQFANRMVESARSVLNRYVPDVYLYTDVYKGDDSGKSPGYGLTLVTQSTTSAVHSAESLSVAGEVTTPEDIALFASRLLLEELSRGGCIDSKHQWLVALLMALGKEDVSKCLFGSLTPYTVQFFRDMFAFFGTKYKISEESSGEVLVSCIGIGYSNVNKSMA, from the exons ATGCAGCCCGGCCCTTCGAAGGATATCTTGCGGTTCACCGGCCACAGGCACCTTCGGCAGcgcattcttctttccatcctttccggCAAATCTATGCGAATTGATGGTATACGCTCAGATGATGTCCACGTCGGTCTTAGAGACTATGAAGTCAATCTTCTAAGACTGGTAGAAAAAGTCACAAATGGGAGCACGATTGAGATATCTGTCACAG GTACTTCATTCATTCTCCATCCCGGGTTGTTACCCGGCGGTAGTTTTACCCACAGTTGCCATATTGGCCGGTCAATAGGATATTATCTTGAAGTACTGCTCCCCCTTGCTCCTTTTTGCAAGAAGCCGTTTAACATAACACTGTATGGCGTCACTGGTGAAGAGGGACGTGACTTGACC GTTGATATGATTCGGACTGTCACCCTTCCACATTTACATCTTTTCGGAATTTCAGAGGGACTCGAACTACAGATTAAAAAGAGAGGATCCGCTCCCCTTGGTGGTGGGCAGGTTTTTTTCAAATGCCCTATCGTTAGGCAGTTGAATACCTTACATTTCGTTGATAAAGggaaaataaaaaagaTTCGAGGAGTCTC TTACTCCACTCGTGTTTCTCCGCAATTTGCCAATCGCATGGTGGAATCTGCACGATCAGTGTTGAACAGATATGTGCCCGACGTGTATCTCTATACAGATGTTTATAAAGGAGATGACTCCGGAAA ATCTCCTGGTTATGGCTTAACCCTGGTTACGCAAAGTACAACTTCTGCCGTACACTCTGCAGAATCACTTTCAGTTGCGGGAGAAGTTACAACTCCTGAAGACATTGCTTTATTTGCCAGTCGTCTTCTTTTAGAAGAACTTAGCCGTGGGGGTTGCATCGATAGCAAACACCAGTGGCTCGTGGCACTGCTCATGGCCcttgggaaagaagatgtcaGCAAGTGCCTGTTCGGTAGTTTGACACCGTATAC TGTTCAGTTTTTCCGCGACATGTTCGCTTTCTTTGGGACTAAATACAAAATTTCAGAGGAGTCTTCTGGAGAGGTATTGGTTAGTTGTATTGGCATTGGCTACAGCAACGTCAACAAGTCAATGGCATAA
- a CDS encoding sterol 3beta-glucosyltransferase, variant, with translation MRWFSTSEAVQRSGTPCAAQLFDLFKYMAGDNSDADFGQGEAAEGEENEVLPDFLPQDDRSSPATWDDRPYALPDDSHPHIASQETRPSAPSRTRPSTPSRTRPSTPLRAEREKRTPTYLEEAERVTERERNSLSARMTAILLSNLSNAMLFRSSKKVKRRPLPLKDQDPSPEIGAKSSVLLTPSASMDDYMIGVLGDPSEDDTSLDGDDITDEEKMAAIISEFGDIASLYEDQEPERILAESKGSIFKSVMMIGNLHLTTHRLLFHASIPPDHGTKTGALSSTQSAVDDATARQPDVLQAGPVTVHFPGAIRPSRRVWMELSSEMVTTYPGADEASRVRPLRCVLLSSVRQLEPIDLEHPRDFYVEYKTATGWKRSHISVDTEQSAGQWRRAFNAALFRQMRYKWRQSNGVSPPDNWSMMRVCIPLSRATLKGISSYYSFATLMGLDVDLEAVLHPALSFLSGNKNHIGDASHKLKPIHPSSISSVKPPALPFSKMTSRKSSLQRGDADAARLCDLGNGYQASSDNPKEPKLFEFNIAVLNEQVWFAEALQSAVNASKLRKYAATAKIPKVVLEVDGHDCLAADDELDSKSMGTTGNKELEEDEDGSDDLLQQTRKREKASMAAKVFGLKEEDGIWMKRCYIITSFLPARGHIIITPRYICFWRRVAVGTDIRYRFPVEDVENVFSVPGMRAHFHGLALQIKGHEDLRFEFWKQASRDEVMTHIKSLAGTNPGVIALHSQPPSPLVPNSGKQDMAVSPKQTFAVHPADILAPSKSSLFQPLSVTDDSLPYLPFVANKPLFTARLEPRTFVCLTIGSRGDVQPYIALGLGLKKDGHKVVIVTHLEFKDWVEGYGIEHREAGGDPTALMKLSQEHKMFSPGFFKESLGSFRQWLDNLLLDSWQACKDADVLIESPSAMAGIHIAEALKIPYFRAFTMPWTRTSAYPQAFLVPAFEMGPSFNYATYVLFDNIMWKATAPQINRWRKKHLNLKPTDLSTLSITNVPFLYNFSPTVVPKPLDWHDDVNVTGYWNLEDSDRDWVPPAALEEFIVRANEKGRPLVYIGFGSIVVPQPDEMTRSIIKAVEKANVCAIIAKGWSSRGGDPAKEGQNITFPESCYDIDKIPHAWLFPRVRAALHHGGAGTVGASLRAGIPTLIKPWFGDQFFWSIRVSKLGVGLKVPSLRSDDVASALIKATSDRVMIEKAARIGERIRSENGVANAVSAISYNISRAASNRRTVR, from the exons ATGCGCTGGTTCTCAACATCAGAGGCCGTCCAGCGATCAGGCACGCCATGTGCTGCTCAATTGTTTGACCTCTTCAAATACATGGCGGGAGACAACTCAGACGCAGATTTTGGTCAGGGGGAAGCCGCTGAAGGTGAGGAGAACGAGGTCCTCCCCGATTTTCTCCCTCAGGACGATAGATCTTCACCGGCGACTTGGGATGATCGTCCCTATGCTTTACCCGATGATTCCCATCCGCATATCGCTTCTCAGGAGACTAGGCCCTCAGCTCCTTCACGAACTAGGCCCTCAACCCCTTCCCGAACTAG GCCCTCAACTCCTTTACGAGCAGAGCGCGAGAAAAGAACCCCCACCTACCTTGAGGAAGCTGAAAGAGTCACTGAAAGAGAGCGAAATTCATTGAGCGCGCGAATGACCG CGATATTATTGAGCAACCTGTCGAACGCGATGTTGTTTCGCAGCAGTAAGAAAGTCAAGAGAAGGCCGTTGCCCCTCAAAGATCAGGATCCGTCACCCGAGATAGGGGCCAAATCATCCGTCCTTTTAACTCCTTCCGCCTCCATGGATGATTATATGATAGGGGTGCTTGGGGATCCATCCGAAGATGATACGTCCTTGGACGGTGACGACATCACtgacgaagagaagatggcggcCATTATAAGCGAGTTTGGAGATATTGCCAGTTTGTATGAGGACCAGGAACCTGAGAGAATTCTTGCCGAAAGCAAGGGTAGTATTTTTAA GAGTGTCATGATGATA GGCAATTTGCATCTCACAACCCATCGTCTCCTCTTTCATGCCTCTATTCCTCCTGATCATGGGACGAAGACCGGTGCTCTTTCCTCCACACAGTCCGCAGTAGATGACGCTACCGCCCGCCAACCGGACGTGCTCCAGGCCGGCCCGGTCACAGTTCATTTTCCAGGGGCTATCAGACCCTCAAGACGGGTGTGGATGGAATTAAGCTCGGAGATGGTTACCACTTACCCTGGTGCTGATGAAGCCAGTCGCGTGCGACCCCTCAGATGTGTTTTAT TGTCTTCCGTTCGACAATTGGAGCCAATAGATCTTGAACACCCTCGTGATTTTTATGTGGAGTACAAGACTGCTACTGGCTGGAAGCGGAGCCACATCTCTGTGGACACTGAG CAATCAGCCGGACAGTGGAGGCGGGCCTTCAATGCTGCACTATTCCGCCAGATGCGATATAAATGGCGCCAATCAAACGGCGTTAGCCCTCCCGATAACTGGTCAATGATGCGTGTCTGCATTCCATTAAGCAGAGCTACACTCAAAGGTATTAGTAGCTATTATTCCTTTGCCACTCTAATGGGACTGGATGTGGACCTTGAAGCCGTGTTACATCCGGCTTTGTCATTCTTGTCAGGCAATAAAAATCACATAGGTGATGCTTCACATAAACTCAAGCCTATACATCCGTCCTCTATATCATCAGTCAAACCACCGGctcttccattctccaAAATGACGTCTCGGAAATCTTCACTTCAGAGAGGAGATGCTGATGCTGCCAGATTATGTGATCTTGGGAACGGCTATCAAGCTAGTTCAGACAATCCGAAAGAGCCAAAATTGTTTGAATTTAATATTGCCGTCCTCAACGAACAAGTATGGTTTGCTGAGGCGCTACAATCTGCGGTAAACGCTTCTAAATTGCGGAAATATGCAGCAACAGCGAAGATACCTAAAGTCGTCCTCGAAGTGGACGGACATGATTGCCTTGCTGCAGATGACGAGTTGGACTCGAAAAGCATGGGGACAACAGGAAACAaggagttggaggaggatgaagacggCAGCGATGACCTGCTGCAACAAACACGCAAGCGAGAGAAGGCTTCTATGGCTGCAAAAGTATTCGGTttaaaagaagaagatgggataTGGA TGAAACGCTGTTATATTATAACATCGTTTCTGCCGGCCCGTGGCCATATTATTATAACGCCTCGGTACATCTGCTTCTGGCGCAGAGTAGCTGTTGGAACCGATATTAGA TATCGTTTCCCCGTTGAAGACGTGGAAAATGTATTCTCTGTTCCCGGAATGCGGGCTCACTTCCATGGCCTTGCTCTGCAGATAAAAGGGCATGAAGATCTTCGCTTTGAATTTTGGAAACAGGCATCAAGGGATGAA GTTATGACTCACATCAAATCATTAGCTGGAACAAATCCAGGCGTTATAGCTCTCCATTCACAACCACCATCACCCCTAGTGCCAAACAGTGGAAAACAGGATATGGCAGTTTCCCCCAAGCAAACTTTTGCAGTGCACCCAGCCGACATCCTTGCCCCCTCAAAAAGCTCTCTATTTCAGCCACTGTCTGTGACAGATGATAGTCTACCGTACTTGCCGTTCGTTGCCAATAAGCCACTTTTTACCGCGCGCCTAGAGCCGCGCACTTTTGTGTGTCTTACGATTGGTTCCAGGGGCGATGTCCAGCCCTATATCGCATTGGGTCTAGGGTTGAAAAAAGATGGGCATAAAGTGGTGATAGTAACACATC TGGAATTCAAGGACTGGGTCGAAGGCTACGGAATCGAACACCGCGAAGCAGGAGGTGACCCGACTGCTCTGATGAAGCTCAGTCAAGAACATAAAATGTTCTCTCCGGGGTTCTTTAAAGAGTCATTGGGGTCATTCCGTCAATGGCTGGATAATT TATTACTGGATTCATGGCAAGCATGCAAAGATGCGGATGTCCTCATTGAAAGCCCATCCGCCATGGCAGGGATACATATTGCGGAAGCCCTGAAAATACCATATTTCAGAGCTTTCACCATGCCTTGGACTAGGACATCTGCATATCCTCAAGCGTTCTTAGTTCCAGCGTTTGAAATGGGGCCTAGTTTCAACTATGCGACCTACGTGCTATTCGATAACATTATGTGGAAGGCAACTGCACCCCAAATCAATCGCTGGCGTAAAAAGCacctcaacctcaaaccGACAGATTTATCGACCCTCTCCATTACAAATGTTCCCTTCTTATATAACTTTAGCCCCACTGTTGTCCCAAAGCCACTCGACTGGCATGACGATGTCAATGTTACTGGCTACTGGAATCTGGAAGATAGTGACAGAGACTGGGTACCTCCAGCCGCATTGGAAGAGTTTATTGTTAGAGCAAATGAAAAAGGACGGCCTTTAGTTTACATT GGGTTTGGATCTATTGTTGTCCCACAACCTGATGAGATGACTCGAAGTATAATCAAAGCGGTCGAAAAAG CGAATGTTTGCGCAATCATTGCCAAAGGATGGTCTTCACGAGGTGGTGATCCAGCCAAAGAAGGGCAGAATATCACCTTCCCTGAAAGCTGTTATGATATCGATAAAATTCCCCATGCTTGGTTGTTCCCAAGAG TTCGAGCAGCATTGCATCATGGAGGTGCAGGGACTGTTGGTGCCAGCTTAAGGGCTGGTATCCCTACCTTAATCAAGCCCTGGTTTGG CGATCAATTCTTTTGGTCCATACGTGTTTCAAAGCTTGGTGTTGGGTTGAAAGTCCCATCTTTGCGGTCTGACGATGTGGCTTCAGCCCTTATCAAGGCTACATCTGATAGGGTCATGATTGAGAAAGCCGCTCGGATCGGCGAACGCATACGGTCAGAAAATGGCGTGGCTAATGCAGTCAGCGCTATCAGCTACAACATCTCCAGGGCGGCAAGTAATCGTAGAACTGTGCGATAA